In Strigops habroptila isolate Jane chromosome 2, bStrHab1.2.pri, whole genome shotgun sequence, one genomic interval encodes:
- the B3GALT5 gene encoding beta-1,3-galactosyltransferase 5 — protein sequence MKMGGTWLGLPVGQHLLALGHRHFSNTWRNMMYFRKFRLIVCLTGLSCAGLWVFYNLTEFCIFSENSQDYIFPIETFRRIEGNFSQLPDVDCQKNPPFLVLLVTSSYHHIDARMAIRQTWGKERTVAGKRLVTYFLLGSTVNLRQQADIAAESQKYKDIIQKNFTDTYYNLTLKTMMGIEWIHRFCNQSSFVMKTDTDVFVNVFYLTELLLRKNRTTRFFTGFLKLHEYPIRRRRSKWYVSIEEYPRKTYPPFCSGTGYVLSTDVASQIYNISESISFIKLEDVFIGLCLAKLKIHLEELHSEQTFFPERITFSVSRFRKIVMCHEVEPSEQLSYWNHLVTENHAGVL from the exons ATGAAGATGGGAGGAACCTGGCTGGGTCTGCCAGTTGGACAGCACTTGCTCGCTCTGGGACACAGGCACTTTTCAAACACATGGAGAAacatg atgtatttcagaaaattcagGCTGATTGTTTGCCTTACagggctcagctgtgctggcCTCTGGGTTTTTTATAATTTGACTGAATTCTGTATATTCTCTGAAAACAGCCAAGATTACATATTCCCCATAGAGACTTTCAGGAGAATTGAAGGAAACTTCTCGCAGCTCCCAGATGTAGATTGCCAGAAGAACCCACCTTTCCTCGTCCTGCTTGTGACGTCCTCGTACCACCACATTGATGCCAGGATGGCCATCCGGCAAACgtgggggaaggagagaacAGTCGCTGGCAAGCGCTTGGTGACATATTTCCTCCTGGGAAGCACTGTGAATCTGAGGCAGCAGGCTGATATTGCTGCTGAAAGCCAAAAGTACAAAGACATTATTCAAAAGAATTTTACAGACACATATTACAATTTGACTTTGAAGACCATGATGGGAATTGAATGGATTCACAGATTTTGTAACCAGTCCAGCTTTGTGATGAAAACCGACACAGATGTGTTTGTCAATGTTTTTTACCTCACTGAGCTTCTTCTAAGGAAAAATAGGACCACTAGATTCTTCACAggctttttaaaactgcatgAGTACCCCATACGAAGAAGAAGGAGTAAGTGGTATGTGAGTATAGAAGAGTATCCGAGAAAGACCTACCCGCCGTTTTGTTCCGGGACTGGCTATGTTTTATCCACTGATGTTGCTAGTCAGATCTATAATATTTCAGAGAGCATTTCGTTCATTAAACTGGAAGATGTATTCATAGGATTGTGCCTTGCCAAACTAAAAATTCACCTGGAGGAGCTTCATTCAGAGCAGACGTTTTTCCCAGAAAGGATTACGTTCTCTGTTTCTCGCTTTAGGAAAATTGTGATGTGCCATGAAGTAGAACCCTCTGAGCAGCTGAGCTACTGGAATCACTTAGTGACAGAAAACCATGCAGGAGTGCTCTAG